Proteins co-encoded in one Burkholderia sp. WP9 genomic window:
- a CDS encoding recombinase zinc beta ribbon domain-containing protein — MIRDAHAGYIDWDEFERNQVTLKQSSSSFSDGSRGAMPREGVGLLQGRVMCGVCGQRMRVRYQRVTSTLEPYYVCHAAVAHRAGKPCQSIRGCDVDLAISSLLLQTVAPAAIEVALAVEDEIAGRIEQANAMRNRQLERARYDAELARRRYMNVDPANRMVADALEADWNARLRQLDDLQQEHDRQRMADQRLLADEARARIRALAADFAVVWNDTRVEPVERKRMLGLLIEDVTLLKNEQIAIHVRFRGGQTTSLMVDKRKPIALIRKTLPEVVAKVDELLETCSDRQVAKHLNELGYKNWKGEAFTHKKVIVIRNAYKLKSRFTRLRERGMLTADELAAQLGVCATTIYQWGQSGFLRQHRYGNLHRCLFEPVGNVVLVKGQGGRYSSTAPTLNAVQSTTQGAI; from the coding sequence TTGATCCGCGACGCGCACGCGGGTTATATCGACTGGGACGAGTTTGAGCGCAATCAGGTGACGCTCAAGCAAAGCTCTAGCAGTTTCTCTGATGGCAGCCGGGGCGCTATGCCGCGCGAAGGTGTCGGGCTGTTGCAGGGACGCGTGATGTGCGGCGTATGCGGTCAACGCATGCGCGTCCGGTATCAGAGGGTGACCAGCACACTCGAGCCGTACTATGTGTGTCACGCCGCTGTTGCGCATCGTGCAGGCAAGCCGTGTCAGTCAATACGCGGGTGCGATGTGGACTTGGCGATCAGTTCACTGCTGCTACAGACTGTTGCGCCCGCGGCCATCGAAGTCGCTCTCGCCGTCGAGGACGAGATTGCTGGGCGCATTGAACAGGCGAACGCGATGCGCAACCGGCAGCTGGAGCGGGCGCGTTACGACGCCGAACTCGCCCGCCGACGTTATATGAATGTTGATCCTGCCAACCGCATGGTCGCTGACGCTTTGGAAGCCGACTGGAATGCCCGCCTTCGGCAACTGGACGATCTGCAACAGGAGCACGACCGCCAACGCATGGCCGACCAGCGTTTGCTTGCCGACGAAGCGCGTGCGCGCATTCGAGCACTGGCTGCTGACTTCGCCGTGGTCTGGAACGACACGCGTGTTGAACCCGTCGAACGCAAACGGATGCTCGGTCTGCTCATTGAGGACGTCACACTTTTAAAAAATGAGCAGATCGCGATCCATGTTCGCTTCCGTGGCGGTCAAACAACCTCACTGATGGTCGACAAACGCAAGCCCATCGCTTTGATTCGCAAGACGCTGCCAGAGGTTGTTGCGAAGGTCGACGAATTGCTCGAAACCTGTTCGGACCGGCAAGTCGCCAAGCACCTCAACGAGCTCGGCTACAAGAACTGGAAAGGTGAGGCCTTCACCCACAAGAAGGTCATCGTCATCCGCAACGCCTATAAACTTAAGAGCCGCTTTACGCGCCTACGAGAGCGCGGCATGCTCACCGCCGACGAGCTCGCCGCCCAACTCGGCGTGTGCGCGACCACCATCTACCAGTGGGGGCAAAGCGGATTCTTGCGCCAGCATCGTTACGGCAACCTGCATCGCTGTCTGTTCGAGCCCGTGGGCAATGTCGTCCTCGTCAAAGGGCAAGGTGGGCGCTACAGTTCGACTGCTCCGACGCTTAACGCTGTTCAATCAACCACACAAGGTGCAATATGA